The Primulina huaijiensis isolate GDHJ02 chromosome 12, ASM1229523v2, whole genome shotgun sequence genome has a window encoding:
- the LOC140989878 gene encoding uncharacterized protein, with protein sequence MASKPVITEAIALTEKKMDMTLDDIIKMSKTKDAKPKKQRVSNRSQKFVNNATQDKSTRLRKFMDTRSSVRQGVLARRRSNFQGNQFPLATEAARKAAAVPVRNRGFNRNRTFSVNKPRVGAPPVQNASTRGGFTVNKPAHQANAVAKQRTQTLDSLFANMKEQRMKVFSKPNNVGKRNVVDQRTVPWVRGRLQY encoded by the exons ATGGCATCTAAGCCTGTCATTACTGAAGCTATTGCACTTACAGAGAAGAAAATGGATATGACGTTGG atgatattattaaaatgtCGAAGACTAAAGATGCTAAGCCTAAGAAGCAAAGAGTTTCG AATCGGAGTCAAAAGTTTGTTAACAATGCTACCCAAGATAAATCAACAAGACTGAGAAAATTTATGGATACCAGATCCTCCGTTAGACAG GGAGTGCTTGCTCGGAGGAGGTCAAACTTTCAAGGAAACCAGTTTCCTTTGGCAACTGAGGCTGCTAGAAAGGCTGCAGCTGTGCCTGTTCGCAATAGAGGTTTTAACAGAAATAGGACTTTCAGTGTTAATAAACCAAG GGTCGGTGCCCCACCAGTTCAGAATGCTTCCACTCGAGGTGGCTTCACTGTGAAT AAACCGGCGCATCAAGCAAATGCTGTGGCCAAGCAGAGGACTCAAACGTTAGACTCACTGTTTGCTAACATGAAGGAGCAGAGGATGAAGGTGTTTTCCAAACCGAATAATGTAGGAAAAAGAAACGTAGTTGATCAACGTACCGTGCCATGGGTGAGGGGTCGTCTCCAGTATTAA